Proteins from one Juglans microcarpa x Juglans regia isolate MS1-56 chromosome 1S, Jm3101_v1.0, whole genome shotgun sequence genomic window:
- the LOC121246181 gene encoding E3 ubiquitin-protein ligase WAV3-like isoform X1, with product MGGKWRKAKVSLGLNLCVVGPRTLEDSPPSLEAPERLSDAALLSPDKWSTVSSQPSTPTPSSRGLRLPKSGNKSSKQTCSICLTKMKQGGGHAIFTAECSHSFHFHCIVSNVKHGNQSCPVCRAKWKEIPVQGPSLDPSPGRASIGPVGWPQNDALMNMVRRLPPTRDINRRHIIPLYQSTEPAVFNDDESLHHQPVFSKRSLCNKNAAYHDPVKTIEIKTYPEVSAVPRSKSCNNFTVLVHLKAPAAITGKNTSQNHASLPQFSETARAPADLVTVLDVSGSMAGTKLALLKRAMGFVIQNLGSNDRLSVIAFSSTARRLFPLRQMSDSGRQQALQAVNSLVANGGTNIAEGLRKGAKILEDRRDKNPVASIILLSDGQDTYTVSGSGSNQLQPNYQLLLPSSIHGGHNTGSLIPVHAFGFGVDHDASSMHSISEISGGTFSFIETEAVIQDAFAQCIGGLLSVVVQKLQVGVDCVHTKTHLVSLKAGNYPSRVMVDGRTGFIDVGDLYADEERDFLVSLDVPTEPSSSETSLIKVRCMFKDPLTKEMMTLESEEVRIERPEIAKQVAVAIEVDRQHNRLQAAEAMAQARVAAERGDLAAAVSILENCRRVLSETVSAKSHDRLCIALNAELKEMQERMASRHVYEASGRAYILSGLSSHSCQRATARGDSTDGSSLVQAYQTPSMVEMLTRSQAMLLGSPSDQRLKPR from the exons ATGGGAGGCAAATGGAGAAAAGCGAAGGTCTCACTGGGTCTCAATCTTTGTGTAGTTGGCCCAAGAACTTTAGAGGATTCGCCTCCTTCTCTAGAGGCCCCTGAGAGGCTGTCCGATGCTGCTCTGCTCTCTCCGGACAAATGGAGCACTGTTTCTTCGCAGCCAAGCACGCCCACACCGTCTTCTCGCGGTTTAAGGTTGCCAAAAAGTGGCAACAAATCGTCCAAG CAGACTTGCTCAATATGCTTAACCAAAATGAAACAAGGAGGTGGTCATGCTATTTTCACTGCAGAATGCtcacattcatttcatttccactGCATCGTTTCAAATGTCAAGCATGGCAACCAAAGCTGTCCAGTTTGCAGAGCAAAATGGAAAGAAATCCCTGTGCAGGGTCCTAGTTTAGATCCTTCTCCAGGGAGGGCATCAATTGGTCCAGTTGGTTGGCCACAAAATGATGCTTTGATGAACATGGTCCGCCGACTACCTCCTACTCGAGATATCAATCGGCGGCATATCATTCCACTTTATCAATCTACGGAGCCGGCTGTATTTAATGATGATGAATCCTTACATCACCAGCCTGTATTTTCTAAAAGAAGCCTCTGCAATAAGAATGCTGCATATCACGATCCTGTTAAAACAATAGAGATCAAAACATACCCAGAAGTCTCAGCTGTTCCTCGTTCCAAATCTTGCAATAACTTCACTGTTTTGGTCCATCTAAAAGCCCCTGCTGCAATTACAGGGAAAAATACCAGCCAAAACCATGCTAGCTTGCCACAATTTTCTGAGACTGCTCGTGCTCCAGCTGATCTAGTCACAGTGCTTGATGTCAGTGGTAGCATGGCAGGGACCAAGCTTGCATTGCTTAAACGAGCAATGGGGTTCGTAATACAGAACCTTGGCTCCAATGACAGGCTTTCAGTTATTGCCTTCTCCTCCACAGCACGTCGCCTCTTTCCCCTCCGTCAGATGTCAGACTCAGGGCGGCAACAGGCACTGCAAGCTGTTAACTCTTTGGTTGCTAATGGTGGGACCAACATTGCTGAAGGCCTGAGAAAGGGTGCCAAGATACTGGAAGACCGAAGGGACAAGAATCCTGTGGCAAGTATAATACTGTTGTCTGATGGGCAGGACACTTATACTGTCAGTGGCTCTGGCAGTAACCAACTTCAACCAAATTACCAGTTGCTTCTCCCTTCATCTATTCATGGTGGTCATAACACAGGATCTCTGATTCCAGTGCATGCTTTTGGATTTGGTGTGGATCATGATGCTTCATCGATGCACTCAATTTCAGAGATTTCGGGGGGGACCTTTTCTTTCATTGAGACTGAAGCTGTGATCCAGGATGCATTCGCTCAATGCATTGGGGGGCTGTTGAGTGTTGTGGTGCAGAAGCTGCAAGTGGGAGTTGATTGTGTGCATACAAAAACCCACCTTGTCTCACTGAAAGCAGGAAATTACCCCAGCCGTGTGATGGTTGATGGGCGCACTGGATTTATTGATGTTGGAGATTTGTATGCAGATGAAGAGagggattttcttgtttccctCGATGTCCCCACAGAACCTTCCAGCAGTGAAACATCACTGATAAAGGTGAGGTGTATGTTCAAGGATCCTTTAACTAAAGAAATGATGACATTGGAGAGTGAAGAAGTTAGGATTGAGAGGCCCGAAATAGCTAAACAAGTGGCAGTAGCAATAGAAGTAGACCGCCAACACAACAGGCTCCAAGCAGCCGAGGCAATGGCACAGGCACGTGTTGCAGCCGAGCGGGGAGACTTAGCTGCTGCAGTTTCAATTCTCGAAAATTGCCGAAGAGTGTTGTCAGAGACTGTCTCAGCGAAATCCCATGATCGGCTGTGTATTGCACTGAATGCTGAGCTCAAAGAAATGCAAGAGAGGATGGCAAGTAGGCATGTGTACGAGGCATCTGGGAGAGCATATATTCTTTCTGGACTGAGTTCACACTCGTGTCAAAGAGCAACGGCAAGAGGCGACTCCACTGATGGTTCAAGCCTTGTTCAAGCTTATCAAACTCCATCAATGGTTGAGATGCTTACTCGATCTCAGGCTATGTTACTAGGTAGTCCGTCAGACCAGAGGCTAAAGCCAAGGTAA
- the LOC121246182 gene encoding uncharacterized protein LOC121246182, with amino-acid sequence MGFQWSHSRCLGPLVLVISYKAGLRLRLVHDMRQRLEICNNSLRFFSLQRLEICNSGSLIFGGLIMIFCFVCSSKWHCGIFGLDPLCMDLKYALFSKDIAKVKDDQEWEITETRKALSRTGPIEAYKPRKISLEEELKALQEKVDINNYEYKRIPKPNDGK; translated from the exons ATGGGCTTCCAATGGTCTCACTCACGGTGTTTGGGGCCATTGGTCTTGGTCATCTCTTACAAGGCAG GATTACGGCTCCGTCTCGTGCATGATATGCGGCAACGGCTTGAGATTTGCAACAACAGCTTGAGATTTTTCAGTTTGCAACGGCTTGAGATTTGCAATAGCGGAAGCTTGATTTTCGGTGGCCTCATTATGATCTTCTGCTTTGTATGCTCCAGTAAGTGGCATTGTGGAATTTTTGGTTTAGATCCTTTGTGTATGGATCTAAAGTACGCCCTG TTCAGTAAGGATATTGCAAAGGTGAAGGATGATCAAGAATGGGAGATCACTGAGACAAGAAAAGCACTGTCTAGAACAGGACCCATAGAAGCATATAAACCAAGAAAAATCTCATTGGAGGAAGAGCTAAAG GCTTTGCAAGAGAAGGTGGACATAAACAACTATGAGTACAAGCGAATTCCTAAACCAAATGACGGAAAGTGA
- the LOC121246181 gene encoding E3 ubiquitin-protein ligase WAV3-like isoform X2, whose amino-acid sequence MGGKWRKAKVSLGLNLCVVGPRTLEDSPPSLEAPERLSDAALLSPDKWSTVSSQPSTPTPSSRGLRLPKSGNKSSKTCSICLTKMKQGGGHAIFTAECSHSFHFHCIVSNVKHGNQSCPVCRAKWKEIPVQGPSLDPSPGRASIGPVGWPQNDALMNMVRRLPPTRDINRRHIIPLYQSTEPAVFNDDESLHHQPVFSKRSLCNKNAAYHDPVKTIEIKTYPEVSAVPRSKSCNNFTVLVHLKAPAAITGKNTSQNHASLPQFSETARAPADLVTVLDVSGSMAGTKLALLKRAMGFVIQNLGSNDRLSVIAFSSTARRLFPLRQMSDSGRQQALQAVNSLVANGGTNIAEGLRKGAKILEDRRDKNPVASIILLSDGQDTYTVSGSGSNQLQPNYQLLLPSSIHGGHNTGSLIPVHAFGFGVDHDASSMHSISEISGGTFSFIETEAVIQDAFAQCIGGLLSVVVQKLQVGVDCVHTKTHLVSLKAGNYPSRVMVDGRTGFIDVGDLYADEERDFLVSLDVPTEPSSSETSLIKVRCMFKDPLTKEMMTLESEEVRIERPEIAKQVAVAIEVDRQHNRLQAAEAMAQARVAAERGDLAAAVSILENCRRVLSETVSAKSHDRLCIALNAELKEMQERMASRHVYEASGRAYILSGLSSHSCQRATARGDSTDGSSLVQAYQTPSMVEMLTRSQAMLLGSPSDQRLKPR is encoded by the exons ATGGGAGGCAAATGGAGAAAAGCGAAGGTCTCACTGGGTCTCAATCTTTGTGTAGTTGGCCCAAGAACTTTAGAGGATTCGCCTCCTTCTCTAGAGGCCCCTGAGAGGCTGTCCGATGCTGCTCTGCTCTCTCCGGACAAATGGAGCACTGTTTCTTCGCAGCCAAGCACGCCCACACCGTCTTCTCGCGGTTTAAGGTTGCCAAAAAGTGGCAACAAATCGTCCAAG ACTTGCTCAATATGCTTAACCAAAATGAAACAAGGAGGTGGTCATGCTATTTTCACTGCAGAATGCtcacattcatttcatttccactGCATCGTTTCAAATGTCAAGCATGGCAACCAAAGCTGTCCAGTTTGCAGAGCAAAATGGAAAGAAATCCCTGTGCAGGGTCCTAGTTTAGATCCTTCTCCAGGGAGGGCATCAATTGGTCCAGTTGGTTGGCCACAAAATGATGCTTTGATGAACATGGTCCGCCGACTACCTCCTACTCGAGATATCAATCGGCGGCATATCATTCCACTTTATCAATCTACGGAGCCGGCTGTATTTAATGATGATGAATCCTTACATCACCAGCCTGTATTTTCTAAAAGAAGCCTCTGCAATAAGAATGCTGCATATCACGATCCTGTTAAAACAATAGAGATCAAAACATACCCAGAAGTCTCAGCTGTTCCTCGTTCCAAATCTTGCAATAACTTCACTGTTTTGGTCCATCTAAAAGCCCCTGCTGCAATTACAGGGAAAAATACCAGCCAAAACCATGCTAGCTTGCCACAATTTTCTGAGACTGCTCGTGCTCCAGCTGATCTAGTCACAGTGCTTGATGTCAGTGGTAGCATGGCAGGGACCAAGCTTGCATTGCTTAAACGAGCAATGGGGTTCGTAATACAGAACCTTGGCTCCAATGACAGGCTTTCAGTTATTGCCTTCTCCTCCACAGCACGTCGCCTCTTTCCCCTCCGTCAGATGTCAGACTCAGGGCGGCAACAGGCACTGCAAGCTGTTAACTCTTTGGTTGCTAATGGTGGGACCAACATTGCTGAAGGCCTGAGAAAGGGTGCCAAGATACTGGAAGACCGAAGGGACAAGAATCCTGTGGCAAGTATAATACTGTTGTCTGATGGGCAGGACACTTATACTGTCAGTGGCTCTGGCAGTAACCAACTTCAACCAAATTACCAGTTGCTTCTCCCTTCATCTATTCATGGTGGTCATAACACAGGATCTCTGATTCCAGTGCATGCTTTTGGATTTGGTGTGGATCATGATGCTTCATCGATGCACTCAATTTCAGAGATTTCGGGGGGGACCTTTTCTTTCATTGAGACTGAAGCTGTGATCCAGGATGCATTCGCTCAATGCATTGGGGGGCTGTTGAGTGTTGTGGTGCAGAAGCTGCAAGTGGGAGTTGATTGTGTGCATACAAAAACCCACCTTGTCTCACTGAAAGCAGGAAATTACCCCAGCCGTGTGATGGTTGATGGGCGCACTGGATTTATTGATGTTGGAGATTTGTATGCAGATGAAGAGagggattttcttgtttccctCGATGTCCCCACAGAACCTTCCAGCAGTGAAACATCACTGATAAAGGTGAGGTGTATGTTCAAGGATCCTTTAACTAAAGAAATGATGACATTGGAGAGTGAAGAAGTTAGGATTGAGAGGCCCGAAATAGCTAAACAAGTGGCAGTAGCAATAGAAGTAGACCGCCAACACAACAGGCTCCAAGCAGCCGAGGCAATGGCACAGGCACGTGTTGCAGCCGAGCGGGGAGACTTAGCTGCTGCAGTTTCAATTCTCGAAAATTGCCGAAGAGTGTTGTCAGAGACTGTCTCAGCGAAATCCCATGATCGGCTGTGTATTGCACTGAATGCTGAGCTCAAAGAAATGCAAGAGAGGATGGCAAGTAGGCATGTGTACGAGGCATCTGGGAGAGCATATATTCTTTCTGGACTGAGTTCACACTCGTGTCAAAGAGCAACGGCAAGAGGCGACTCCACTGATGGTTCAAGCCTTGTTCAAGCTTATCAAACTCCATCAATGGTTGAGATGCTTACTCGATCTCAGGCTATGTTACTAGGTAGTCCGTCAGACCAGAGGCTAAAGCCAAGGTAA